One window of the Emcibacter sp. genome contains the following:
- a CDS encoding TonB-dependent hemoglobin/transferrin/lactoferrin family receptor — MNKLALLSLLTASTSCLALQTISFAEELDSDLGPEAPLEVIVVSATRTANRLVDVPATVSVITEEKIDALLSDNIRDMLRYEPGVEATNAGRYGLSGFNIRGLTGNRVKIMVDGTEQSEGFASGPWLNSPRNFVDIDSLEQVEVLRGPASSLYGSDAMAGVVAFTTKSPASYLDKDGNDTGGAAKALYDSVSNTTAETLTLANRTGKLESLIQYTRRDGSETENFGENYSDALGNDRTLPDPYDYSSDNILAKIEYQASDAHRLNLVGEYFRSTSFIELKSLEGPSYSSSYNYSNYTGDDEYERRHIGLTHEWNANNMLFDTLVWGVDWQDSSAEELTTNYTERSSYLTRLIDYTHSEEDFQVSAQFDKIFGSHHLTYGTIFQHTEQENTTDKYYPDIDRDPDIARYTPVVTGKSFGLYLQDQIKLLDGDLLLTPGVRYDSFKADPEADDRYTEELASHSSDKVTFRLGGVYKITDVVSVFGQFSQGFKAPELIQLYREDQSSASRGYVTLANPDLEPESSDSFEAGLRINNKAGSFELTGFYSTYDNFIEQTVDRSGTPTIYQYVNYNEATIKGIEARAALWLDQLVGAPEGLAFQAAFAYARGDTEIDGEKTPIDSISPTKAVFGLTYDAPDEIWGVGVNLTLVGSKSADRVSDEDYFTPDSYALVDLTAYYNITPDLSLRAALFNITDKEYWMWEDVRGYASDTTYLDRFSQPGRNFSASLKYSF; from the coding sequence ATGAATAAATTAGCACTTTTATCCCTTTTGACCGCCAGCACCTCCTGCCTGGCATTACAGACCATTTCCTTCGCGGAAGAGCTCGACTCCGACCTTGGTCCCGAAGCCCCCCTCGAGGTTATTGTGGTTTCCGCCACCCGGACTGCAAACAGGCTTGTGGATGTCCCCGCGACAGTCAGTGTCATCACCGAGGAAAAGATCGATGCCCTGCTGTCCGATAATATTCGTGACATGCTGCGTTACGAGCCGGGCGTGGAAGCGACCAATGCCGGCCGTTACGGCCTTTCCGGTTTTAACATCCGTGGCCTGACCGGCAACCGGGTCAAGATCATGGTCGACGGCACAGAACAGTCAGAAGGCTTTGCCTCCGGTCCCTGGCTGAATTCGCCGCGTAATTTTGTTGATATTGATTCCCTGGAGCAAGTGGAAGTGCTACGCGGCCCGGCCTCAAGTCTGTACGGCAGCGACGCCATGGCCGGTGTGGTCGCCTTTACCACCAAAAGCCCGGCGTCCTACCTTGATAAGGACGGTAACGACACCGGCGGCGCGGCCAAAGCCCTCTATGACAGTGTCAGCAATACCACTGCCGAAACCCTGACCCTGGCCAACCGCACCGGCAAGCTGGAGAGCCTGATCCAGTACACCCGCCGCGACGGCAGCGAGACGGAAAATTTTGGTGAAAATTACAGCGACGCCCTCGGTAACGACCGCACCCTGCCCGATCCCTATGACTATTCCAGCGATAATATCCTGGCCAAAATTGAATATCAGGCGAGCGACGCCCACCGGCTTAACCTGGTCGGGGAATATTTCCGCTCCACCAGCTTCATTGAACTGAAATCCCTGGAGGGCCCCTCCTATAGTTCCTCCTATAACTATTCCAACTATACCGGGGATGACGAATATGAACGCAGGCATATCGGCCTGACACATGAATGGAACGCCAACAACATGCTGTTCGATACACTGGTCTGGGGTGTGGACTGGCAGGATAGTTCAGCTGAGGAACTGACCACCAACTACACGGAACGCTCCAGCTACCTCACCCGCCTGATTGACTACACCCACAGCGAGGAAGATTTCCAGGTTTCCGCCCAGTTTGACAAGATTTTCGGTAGTCATCACCTGACCTACGGCACCATTTTCCAGCACACGGAACAGGAAAACACCACCGATAAATATTATCCGGACATCGACCGGGATCCCGACATCGCCCGCTATACCCCGGTGGTGACCGGCAAAAGCTTCGGTCTTTACCTGCAGGACCAAATCAAACTTCTGGACGGTGACCTGCTGCTGACCCCGGGCGTGCGTTACGACAGTTTCAAGGCCGACCCGGAAGCGGATGACCGTTATACGGAGGAACTTGCCAGTCACAGCAGCGACAAGGTCACCTTCCGCCTCGGCGGTGTCTATAAAATCACCGATGTCGTCTCTGTTTTCGGACAGTTCAGCCAGGGTTTCAAGGCCCCGGAACTGATCCAGCTCTATCGGGAAGACCAGAGTTCCGCCTCCCGCGGGTATGTAACGCTGGCGAATCCGGACCTGGAACCGGAAAGCAGCGATTCCTTTGAAGCCGGCCTGCGCATCAACAACAAGGCAGGAAGCTTTGAACTGACCGGCTTTTACAGCACATATGACAATTTCATCGAACAGACGGTGGATCGTTCAGGTACCCCGACCATCTACCAGTATGTGAACTATAACGAGGCCACCATCAAGGGCATTGAGGCGAGAGCCGCCCTGTGGCTGGATCAACTCGTGGGCGCCCCCGAAGGGCTCGCATTCCAGGCCGCCTTCGCTTATGCCAGGGGTGATACGGAAATTGACGGCGAAAAAACGCCGATCGATTCCATTTCCCCGACCAAGGCGGTGTTTGGCCTGACCTATGATGCGCCTGATGAAATCTGGGGTGTCGGCGTCAACCTGACCCTGGTCGGCAGCAAAAGTGCAGACCGGGTGTCCGATGAAGATTATTTCACCCCGGACAGCTATGCCCTAGTGGACCTGACGGCCTATTACAACATCACCCCGGACCTGTCTTTGCGGGCGGCCCTGTTCAACATCACCGACAAGGAATACTGGATGTGGGAAGATGTGCGCGGGTATGCCAGTGATACCACTTATCTTGATCGCTTCAGCCAGCCGGGGCGTAATTTCTCCGCCAGCCTGAAATACAGCTTCTGA
- a CDS encoding monovalent cation:proton antiporter-2 (CPA2) family protein: MIELLILLAAAVVAVLIFTRLGFGATLAYLAAGAMIGPNGLALVKDTENIHHIGELGVVFLLFLIGIEIKPQRLWVMRRLVFGLGGAQLMLTGILFSFIIHYALALSFAVSVIVGFGLALSSTAFGLQILADRNQLTAHWGRASFSVLLFQDLAVVPLLALVPLAAKGGFGATAGMELAILEAAGIFLATLVGGRFAIGPALRLIARTRIQEVFAAAALLLVLGIAWAMEKAGLSMAMGAFIAGMLLADNEFRHQVEADVEPFRGLLLGLFFMSVGMAINPVAVMDDLGLIIGGTAALLLLKVGVIFVLARLFRLETAAAFRSSFLLSQAGEFGFILFTLADSSGALPPGLLEPLLSIIVLSMALTPLMMKLGDRLATAVAGRGAATIEEVAQEAEKQVMIAGYGRVGETVGRLLSAVDQPWLAVDMDVEHVSRGRGNGNKIYFGDASRQEVLRAIGVYKIKLVVVTLDDPKAAEKTIQMVRRLRPGLPVITRARDLPTAENYAELGVQVVPETLEASLQLGAISLKSLGVEDAELDELIDEFRTDNYRRLKDAVSIPAGE; this comes from the coding sequence ATGATCGAGTTACTTATTCTTCTGGCCGCGGCGGTGGTGGCTGTCCTGATTTTTACCCGTCTGGGCTTTGGCGCGACCCTGGCCTATCTGGCCGCCGGGGCCATGATCGGGCCTAATGGGCTGGCTCTTGTTAAGGATACGGAAAATATCCACCATATCGGGGAACTTGGTGTGGTTTTCCTCCTGTTCCTGATCGGGATAGAGATCAAGCCGCAGCGCCTCTGGGTGATGCGCCGTTTGGTATTTGGACTGGGCGGGGCCCAGCTTATGCTGACGGGTATCCTTTTCTCCTTTATCATCCACTATGCTCTTGCCTTGTCATTTGCCGTGTCTGTCATTGTCGGTTTTGGACTGGCTTTGTCGTCGACGGCCTTCGGATTGCAGATTTTGGCGGACCGAAACCAGCTGACGGCCCATTGGGGACGGGCAAGCTTTTCAGTTCTGTTGTTCCAGGACCTGGCCGTGGTGCCGTTGTTGGCCCTGGTGCCCCTGGCGGCAAAGGGCGGCTTCGGGGCCACGGCAGGCATGGAACTTGCGATACTGGAAGCCGCGGGGATCTTTCTGGCTACCCTGGTTGGCGGGCGGTTTGCCATCGGACCGGCCCTGAGGCTGATCGCGCGCACCCGCATCCAGGAAGTTTTTGCCGCCGCGGCCCTTTTGTTGGTGCTTGGTATTGCCTGGGCCATGGAAAAGGCGGGACTGTCCATGGCCATGGGCGCTTTCATTGCCGGCATGCTACTGGCGGACAATGAATTTCGCCATCAGGTGGAGGCCGATGTGGAGCCCTTCCGGGGCCTGTTGCTCGGGCTTTTCTTCATGAGTGTGGGCATGGCCATCAATCCGGTGGCGGTGATGGATGACCTCGGGCTGATTATCGGCGGTACCGCAGCTCTTCTGTTGCTGAAGGTGGGGGTGATTTTTGTCCTGGCCCGGTTGTTCCGGCTGGAAACGGCCGCAGCGTTTCGTTCCTCCTTCCTGTTGTCCCAGGCCGGGGAATTCGGGTTCATTCTTTTTACCCTGGCAGACAGCAGCGGCGCCTTGCCGCCGGGTCTGCTGGAGCCGCTTCTCAGCATCATCGTCCTGTCCATGGCCCTGACACCATTGATGATGAAGCTGGGGGACAGGTTGGCCACAGCCGTTGCCGGGCGTGGTGCGGCAACGATCGAAGAAGTCGCCCAGGAGGCCGAGAAGCAGGTGATGATTGCCGGGTACGGACGGGTAGGGGAGACCGTTGGCCGTCTCCTGTCCGCTGTTGATCAGCCATGGCTCGCCGTGGATATGGATGTGGAGCATGTATCCCGGGGGCGGGGCAACGGGAATAAAATCTACTTTGGCGATGCCAGCCGGCAGGAAGTGCTCAGGGCCATCGGTGTTTACAAGATCAAACTGGTGGTGGTGACGCTGGATGACCCCAAGGCGGCAGAGAAAACCATCCAGATGGTCCGGCGTCTGAGGCCGGGTCTGCCGGTGATTACCCGCGCCCGTGATTTACCGACAGCTGAAAACTATGCCGAACTTGGCGTCCAGGTCGTGCCGGAAACATTGGAGGCCAGCCTGCAGCTCGGCGCCATTTCACTTAAGTCCCTCGGGGTGGAAGATGCGGAACTGGACGAACTGATCGACGAATTCCGCACCGATAATTACCGGCGGCTCAAGGATGCTGTTTCGATACCGGCCGGGGAGTGA
- a CDS encoding GDP-mannose 4,6-dehydratase — MAIVVTGAAGFIGFHVSRLLLGRGEEVIGIDIVNDYYSVELKEARLALLEENPNFTFHKIDFSDFNALKSALDQHKISHVVHLGAQAGVRYSLTNPFAYAQSNLIGHLNVMEYCRHLDNFEHMVYASSSSVYGGNKNMPFSVDDRVDNPVSLYAATKKSDELMSQSYAHLFRLPQTGLRFFTVYGPWGRPDMAMWIFTKNILAGKPIPVFNHGDMLRDFTFIEDIIDGVVRCMDNPPKDDGTMHTIGSNAPHRVYNIGNNNTEKLTDMIGVLEKALGKKAEMELLPMQPGDVKETAADISAIQKDLGFEPKTKIEEGIPQFVHWYKNYHKIN, encoded by the coding sequence ATGGCTATTGTGGTTACCGGCGCCGCCGGATTTATCGGATTTCATGTCTCCCGCCTGCTTCTCGGGCGCGGTGAGGAAGTCATCGGCATTGATATCGTCAACGATTATTATTCTGTCGAGCTGAAAGAAGCCCGACTGGCGCTGCTCGAGGAAAATCCCAATTTTACGTTCCACAAGATCGACTTTTCCGATTTCAACGCCCTTAAAAGCGCCCTTGATCAGCATAAAATCAGCCATGTGGTGCATCTCGGCGCCCAGGCCGGGGTTCGTTACTCACTCACCAACCCGTTCGCCTATGCCCAATCGAACCTGATCGGCCACCTCAATGTGATGGAATATTGCCGCCACCTGGATAATTTCGAACATATGGTCTATGCCTCCTCTTCATCGGTCTATGGCGGCAACAAGAATATGCCGTTCTCGGTCGATGACCGGGTGGATAATCCGGTATCGCTTTATGCGGCGACCAAAAAGTCTGACGAGCTGATGAGCCAGAGTTACGCCCATCTGTTCCGGCTGCCGCAGACGGGCCTGCGCTTCTTCACCGTGTATGGCCCCTGGGGCCGTCCCGACATGGCCATGTGGATCTTTACCAAGAATATTCTGGCCGGCAAGCCGATCCCGGTATTCAACCACGGCGACATGCTGCGCGACTTCACCTTTATCGAGGATATCATCGACGGTGTGGTCCGCTGTATGGATAACCCGCCGAAAGACGACGGCACCATGCACACCATCGGCTCCAATGCCCCGCACCGGGTCTATAACATCGGCAACAACAATACCGAAAAGCTGACGGACATGATCGGCGTACTGGAGAAAGCCTTGGGCAAGAAGGCTGAAATGGAGCTTCTGCCCATGCAGCCGGGCGATGTGAAGGAAACCGCCGCCGATATTTCCGCCATCCAGAAGGACCTGGGGTTTGAACCCAAGACCAAGATCGAGGAAGGCATTCCGCAGTTCGTGCACTGGTACAAAAATTACCACAAAATCAACTAG
- a CDS encoding YdcF family protein: MEWGNFITRSIWALLQPSNSLLLILIIGLFLSWRRRIKCGLRLATFSLVCLILIGISPVGQWLAVPLEKRFADYRALPEGEFAGIIVLGGAEITYLSGVHDQAILSGRSERLIAGVKLARLFPGLQVIHTGGLGKEEGWTENKVAGSFFSDVGLDPARVLFDNKAYNTWTNATESLQLIRDKGLDDKGTWLLVTSANHMPRSVGAFRKAGFKVRPYPVDFGTDLTYTSFPDFESGKNLGVFDDTAHEWLGLLVYYATGRSSSLFPDTEDLK; encoded by the coding sequence ATGGAGTGGGGGAATTTCATCACCCGATCAATCTGGGCGCTTCTGCAGCCCAGCAATAGCCTGCTTCTGATACTGATCATCGGCCTGTTCCTCAGCTGGCGCCGCCGGATCAAATGCGGACTCAGGCTTGCCACATTCTCCCTTGTCTGCCTGATCCTGATCGGCATCAGCCCCGTTGGCCAGTGGCTGGCGGTGCCGCTGGAAAAGCGATTTGCCGACTACCGGGCCCTGCCGGAAGGCGAATTCGCCGGTATTATCGTCCTTGGCGGGGCGGAAATTACATACCTGAGCGGGGTTCATGACCAGGCCATTCTGAGCGGGCGGTCCGAACGGCTCATCGCCGGGGTCAAGCTGGCGCGGCTTTTTCCCGGCCTGCAGGTCATCCATACCGGCGGTCTTGGCAAGGAAGAGGGCTGGACCGAGAATAAGGTGGCCGGTAGTTTCTTCAGTGATGTGGGACTTGATCCGGCGCGCGTGCTATTTGACAACAAGGCCTATAACACCTGGACCAATGCCACCGAAAGCCTGCAGTTGATCAGGGACAAGGGGCTGGATGACAAGGGCACCTGGCTTCTTGTCACCAGCGCCAATCATATGCCGCGCTCGGTGGGCGCCTTCCGCAAGGCAGGGTTCAAAGTCCGCCCTTACCCGGTCGATTTCGGCACTGATCTCACCTACACATCGTTCCCGGACTTCGAAAGCGGCAAGAACCTCGGCGTTTTTGACGATACCGCCCATGAATGGCTCGGGCTTCTGGTTTATTATGCGACCGGACGATCCAGCAGCCTGTTCCCCGACACAGAAGACCTCAAATAA
- a CDS encoding nucleotide sugar dehydrogenase: protein MTNISYNKDSRIVVVGLGYVGLPLAIALAKKFQTVGFDISEKRIRELEGGFDRTEEVSEENLKASTISYTADPAAIRDASVYIVTVPTPVDDNNKPDLSPVRSACEMLGPVISKGSIVVFESTVYPGVTEELCGPVLEETSGLKCGEDFYLGYSPERINPGDKEHTVDKITKVISGQTPEVVQVLTELYGAVTSGGVFPAASIRAAEAAKVIENAQRDINIAFINEITMIFQKLGISVYDVLEAAGTKWNFLNFKPGLVGGHCIGVDPFYLAERAKQINHDPRIILSGRAINDGMADFVAERIAAQLTGSGKILVLGLTFKENCPDLRNTKSVDLINSLKRRGFTVDVADAAAYPEEAEKYYKIKLVPDLNAIPEGEYVAVVGAVSHDEYAGLTADFFERVLEPGGLIADIKAMWKDMKKPATLRKWQL from the coding sequence ATGACAAATATCTCATACAATAAAGATTCACGGATTGTGGTTGTCGGCCTAGGCTATGTGGGACTGCCGCTGGCCATCGCCCTGGCTAAAAAGTTTCAGACTGTCGGTTTTGACATCAGCGAAAAACGGATCAGGGAACTGGAAGGCGGATTTGACCGCACAGAGGAAGTCAGCGAGGAAAATCTCAAGGCAAGCACGATCAGCTATACCGCCGATCCGGCAGCTATCAGGGACGCGTCTGTCTATATCGTCACCGTGCCGACGCCGGTGGATGACAATAATAAACCTGACCTGAGCCCGGTGCGTTCCGCCTGCGAGATGCTTGGTCCGGTGATTTCCAAAGGATCGATCGTTGTTTTTGAAAGCACGGTTTATCCTGGTGTGACCGAGGAACTGTGTGGTCCGGTGCTGGAGGAAACCTCCGGCCTGAAATGCGGCGAGGACTTCTACCTCGGTTATTCGCCGGAACGCATCAACCCGGGCGACAAGGAACATACCGTTGATAAAATCACCAAGGTGATTTCAGGCCAGACACCGGAGGTAGTCCAGGTTCTGACGGAACTTTATGGTGCGGTAACCAGCGGCGGGGTTTTCCCGGCTGCCAGCATTCGTGCGGCAGAGGCGGCCAAGGTCATCGAAAATGCCCAGCGTGATATCAATATCGCCTTTATCAACGAAATCACCATGATTTTCCAGAAGCTCGGCATCAGCGTCTATGACGTTCTGGAAGCTGCCGGCACCAAATGGAACTTCCTGAATTTCAAACCTGGCCTTGTGGGTGGTCATTGTATCGGGGTTGATCCCTTCTATCTGGCCGAACGGGCCAAACAGATCAATCATGATCCGCGTATTATCCTGTCCGGTCGCGCCATCAATGACGGTATGGCCGATTTCGTGGCTGAGCGCATTGCCGCGCAGCTCACAGGCAGCGGCAAAATCCTGGTGCTTGGCCTGACCTTCAAGGAAAACTGTCCTGATCTGCGTAATACCAAGTCCGTTGACCTGATCAACAGCCTGAAACGTCGGGGTTTCACGGTGGATGTTGCCGATGCGGCTGCCTATCCGGAAGAGGCCGAGAAATATTACAAGATCAAGCTGGTGCCTGACCTGAACGCCATTCCTGAAGGCGAGTATGTGGCTGTCGTCGGGGCAGTGTCCCATGACGAATATGCCGGTCTTACAGCGGACTTCTTTGAACGAGTTCTGGAGCCGGGTGGCCTGATTGCCGATATCAAGGCCATGTGGAAGGATATGAAAAAACCCGCTACCCTTCGCAAATGGCAGCTTTGA
- a CDS encoding YjbH domain-containing protein — MMILKMAIILPALSSLLSPAFAEGISAGNFGGIGLLDMRNARFAPDGDLSVGVHYDEKTTRLFTTWQATPWLETTLSYADEHSPDKGLDRSLDVKIRLFEEADFRPALAIGFQDMLGAGKYSAEYIVASKRYHDFDFTLGFGWGILSSRGGFGNIFKVLDDNFDNRDTGSDDGAIPFGSYFAGKDMSIFAGMQYQTPIDGLSLKMEYSSLDTDNVPQLSHLKDSSSFNFGLNYSPVPWVDLAVGYDYGDRVTFRLVLKGNLHRLRIADWSKGRNPVPIHVRSTGSDTPLPGIAAEETLDNDITFERLRGLGFRVQAISVEADGYVFDLVRNEKSVTDNMTALGAVLLAYPEATLRFQDQDNGTQNLHARRKDEIGRAAIVLFEKSDVFLREKASRNLSNAAENRNLAEATLLKLKENDLEPLSVRVGELRAEVHKQAGPYAELPKNAGRVARVLTTTMPDQVEVFDVVSTDRGLELSRLSLFRKEFEKAASYQGSPEEIYATADINEFDSGMTEDEGVIARTSTGPFEWDILPEIASHFGGTGSDRFKADLYAVLFARYNFFEGLDVTAEVRQKIVGNLQDISPRPDDNVPAVRSDIGRYADTDTPTLKRVQVNYIENPAPEIYTRLSAGLLESMYGGLGAEVLFKPRDTHWALGGELNWVKQRDYDQLFEFRDYDTVTGHMSLYLENSRFNLSTVLSAGRYLAGDWGATLDVSRRFDNGIRIGLFATVTDMSTEDFGSGSFDKGIYMKVPFGLFWYKPSRHDLDLEFRALGRDGGQRFDHGAGLYDILSVGEKHRLEQDWRHILD; from the coding sequence ATGATGATCCTGAAAATGGCCATCATATTGCCTGCTCTCTCCAGTCTGCTGTCGCCTGCCTTTGCTGAGGGCATTTCGGCGGGTAATTTCGGCGGGATTGGTCTGCTGGATATGCGCAATGCCCGCTTTGCGCCGGACGGGGACCTGTCTGTTGGTGTACATTATGACGAAAAAACCACACGCCTGTTCACTACATGGCAGGCGACGCCGTGGCTGGAAACAACTCTGAGTTATGCTGATGAACATTCTCCTGACAAGGGACTGGACCGGTCACTGGATGTGAAGATCAGGTTGTTCGAGGAAGCTGATTTTAGGCCTGCCCTGGCTATTGGATTTCAGGATATGCTGGGGGCAGGAAAATACAGCGCCGAATATATTGTTGCCAGCAAACGCTATCACGATTTTGATTTTACCCTGGGGTTCGGGTGGGGCATTTTATCCAGTCGGGGCGGGTTCGGAAATATCTTCAAAGTGTTGGATGATAACTTCGACAACCGGGACACAGGCAGTGATGACGGAGCAATTCCTTTCGGTAGCTATTTTGCCGGAAAGGACATGTCCATTTTTGCCGGTATGCAGTATCAAACACCCATAGACGGCCTGAGTTTGAAAATGGAATACAGCAGTCTGGATACGGACAATGTTCCACAACTCTCCCATCTGAAGGACAGCTCTTCGTTTAATTTTGGTCTCAACTACAGCCCTGTGCCCTGGGTTGATCTGGCAGTGGGATATGACTATGGAGATCGGGTCACATTTCGCCTTGTCCTTAAAGGTAATCTGCACCGCCTGAGAATTGCTGACTGGTCAAAAGGCAGGAATCCTGTGCCAATTCATGTCCGGTCCACCGGTTCAGATACGCCACTCCCCGGTATAGCTGCCGAAGAAACGCTTGATAATGATATTACCTTTGAGCGCCTGAGGGGGCTTGGCTTCCGGGTTCAGGCCATTTCTGTAGAGGCCGATGGATATGTTTTCGATCTGGTCAGGAATGAGAAATCGGTGACGGATAACATGACTGCACTTGGAGCGGTTCTTCTGGCATATCCGGAGGCCACCCTGAGATTTCAGGATCAGGATAATGGGACACAGAATTTGCATGCTCGTCGCAAAGACGAAATCGGCCGGGCGGCCATTGTGCTTTTTGAAAAGAGCGATGTTTTTCTCCGGGAGAAAGCCTCCCGGAATTTAAGCAACGCAGCCGAAAACAGGAACCTGGCCGAGGCAACATTGTTAAAACTGAAAGAAAACGATCTTGAACCGTTATCGGTGCGGGTCGGGGAACTTCGGGCCGAGGTTCACAAGCAGGCAGGCCCCTATGCGGAACTTCCGAAAAATGCAGGCCGGGTGGCCCGGGTTTTGACGACAACAATGCCGGACCAGGTCGAGGTATTTGATGTTGTCTCTACCGACAGGGGACTTGAGCTTTCGAGACTTTCCCTGTTTCGAAAGGAGTTCGAGAAAGCGGCCAGTTATCAGGGTAGCCCTGAGGAAATTTATGCAACAGCCGATATAAATGAATTCGACAGTGGCATGACGGAGGATGAGGGCGTCATTGCCCGGACGTCCACCGGTCCGTTTGAGTGGGATATCCTGCCCGAAATCGCCAGTCATTTTGGCGGCACCGGCAGTGACAGGTTCAAGGCTGACCTCTATGCTGTGTTGTTTGCCCGATATAATTTCTTTGAAGGTCTCGATGTCACGGCAGAAGTTCGGCAGAAGATTGTTGGTAACCTGCAGGATATTTCACCGAGGCCGGATGATAATGTACCGGCGGTCCGCAGTGATATCGGCCGATATGCCGATACGGATACGCCGACCCTCAAAAGGGTGCAGGTCAACTATATTGAAAATCCGGCCCCGGAAATCTATACGCGTCTGAGCGCCGGACTTCTGGAGTCCATGTACGGCGGCCTGGGTGCAGAGGTTCTTTTTAAACCCCGTGACACGCACTGGGCCCTGGGCGGGGAACTGAACTGGGTCAAACAGCGCGACTATGACCAGCTTTTTGAATTCCGGGATTATGATACTGTGACAGGACACATGAGTCTGTATCTGGAGAACAGCAGATTTAATCTTTCCACTGTGCTCAGTGCGGGAAGATATCTTGCCGGTGACTGGGGGGCGACCCTTGATGTATCCCGTCGGTTTGACAATGGCATCCGGATTGGCCTGTTTGCAACCGTTACCGATATGTCGACGGAGGACTTCGGCAGCGGATCCTTTGACAAGGGGATTTATATGAAAGTACCCTTCGGTCTTTTCTGGTATAAACCTTCGAGGCACGATCTTGATCTGGAATTCAGGGCGCTGGGCCGGGATGGCGGACAGCGGTTCGACCATGGAGCCGGACTATATGACATCCTGTCTGTTGGTGAAAAACATCGACTGGAGCAGGACTGGAGGCATATTCTTGACTGA